A DNA window from Carassius gibelio isolate Cgi1373 ecotype wild population from Czech Republic chromosome A6, carGib1.2-hapl.c, whole genome shotgun sequence contains the following coding sequences:
- the LOC128015868 gene encoding probable RNA-binding protein 19: MSRLIVKNLPNGMKEDRFRKMFADFGTLTDCTLKFTKDGKFRKFGFVGFKTEEDAEKALKHFNKSFVDTSRVTVEFCTDFGDPNKARPWSKHTRPPSSNKVTEEQKSSEQGEKDEKKKKKPLNVLGDLEKDQSFQEFLAVHQKRTQVPTWANDSMEATSVGVDKKKKKEKEEEEKKKKQKAAVSDDYLNFDSDESDELSDAEDDEDADEEDKRDIDKKALKKDLSDMDYLRSKIVEKSDLVDEKEADEDEDEEKEGDSANAADKSEEEEEEEEEEEVSPAQNPDSAYESGDKTSSQKSTKPAAQNTIEPSTEFTVKLRGAPFNVTEQQVKEFMTPLKPVAIRFGKNSDGRKSGYVYVDVRSDAEVERALRFNKDYMGGRYIEVFRVNSFKNEGRSAKRSEKERNFVHELRDDEEEEDVAESGRLFVRNLPYTCTEEELKEVFIKYGPLSEVLFPIDSLTKKPKGFAFVTYMIPENAVSALAQLDGHVFQGRVLHVMASRLKKEKPDQGPNAPGSSSYKRQKDAKDKAASGSSHNWNALFLGTSAVADAIAEKYNTTKSQVLDHESDGSLAVRMALGETQIVQETRQFLLDNGVSLDSFSQAAGQRSNSVILVKNMPSGVQVAELEALFSPHGSLGRVLLPPSGLTAIVEFLEPTEAKRAFMKLAYTKFQHVPLYLEWAPVAVFTTPTAPKPEVKKEDTSAENNDSAKKEEEEEEEEEEEEEQILPGSTLFIKNLNFITSEEALRETFSKCGVVKSCTISKKRDKAGKLLSMGYGFVQYKTPEAAQKAIRQLQHCKLDDHQLEVKISEREVKSGLPKSKRGKQTARKQTTSKILVRNIPFQATVKELRELFCTFGELKTVRLPKKGISGAHRGFGFIDFLTKQDAKKAFTALCHSTHLYGRRLVLEWADAEETVDDLRRKTAQHFHDAPKKRRKAEVLEGILEQMEVGEEDGE, from the exons atgtcgagGTTAATAGTCAAGAATCTCCCAAACGGG ATGAAGGAAGACCGTTTCCGTAAAATGTTTGCGGATTTTGGGACGCTTACAGATTGTACGTTGAAATTCACCAAAGATGGTAAATTTCGCAAATTTGGATTCGTAGGCTTCAAGACAGAAGAGGATGCAGAGAAAGCTCTAAAACATTTCAACAAGAGCTTTGTGGACACATCTAGAGTTACT GTGGAATTCTGCACAGATTTTGGAGACCCAAACAAAGCCCGACCTTGGAGCAAACACACACGCCCTCCATCATCAAACAAAGTTACAGAAGAACAGAAATCAAGTGAACAAGGAGAAAAAGATGAAAAG aagaagaagaagccttTGAATGTTCTTGGAGAT CTTGAAAAAGACCAGAGCTTCCAGGAGTTCCTCGCTGTGCACCAGAAACGCACACAGGTGCCCACTTGGGCCAATGACTCCATGGAAGCGACTTCTGTCGGAgttgataagaagaagaagaaggagaaggaggaggaggagaagaagaagaagcagaaagcAGCTGTCAGTGATGATTACCTAAACTTTGACTCTGACGAATCAGATGAATTAAGTGATgctgaggatgatgaagatgctgATGAAGAGGACAAACGAG ATATTGATAAGAAAGCATTGAAGAAAGATCTGTCTGACATGGATTATCTTCGCTCCAAAATTGTGGAGAAGTCAGACTTGGTGGATGAGAAAGAGGCTGATGAGGATGAGGACGAAGAAAAAGAAGGTGACAGTGCTAATGCTGCCGATAAgagtgaggaggaggaagaggaggaggaagaagaggaagtgtCCCCAGCCCAAAACCCAGACAGCGCTTATGAGAGTGGTGATAAGACAAGCAGCCAGAAAAGCACCAAACCAGCAGCTCAGAACACG ATTGAGCCGAGCACAGAGTTCACAGTCAAGCTACGAGGTGCTCCATTCAACGTCACAGAG CAACAAGTGAAAGAATTTATGACGCCTTTGAAACCTGTTGCCATTCGATTTGGTAAAAACAGTGATGGGCGCAAATCGG GTTATGTGTATGTGGACGTGCGCTCAGACGCAGAGGTCGAGAGGGCCCTGCGCTTTAACAAAGACTACATGG GGGGGCGCTATATTGAAGtgttcagagtcaacagctttaaAAATGAGGGAAGGTCTGCAAAGAGAAGCGAGAAGGAAAGAAATTTTGTGCACGAGCTGAGggatgatgaggaagaggaagacgtGGCTGAATCGGGAAGACTTTTTGTCAGGAACCTGCCGTACACGTGCACCGAAGAGGAACTGAAAGAAGTCTTCATCAAATATG gTCCTCTTTCTGAGGTGCTTTTTCCCATAGACAGTCTGACTAAGAAGCCCAAGGGCTTTGCCTTTGTGACATACATGATTCCAGAGAATGCAGTCTCAGCTTTGGCTCAACTGGATGGCCATGTTTTCCAG GGGCGGGTTCTGCACGTCATGGCTTCAAGGCTGAAGAAGGAAAAGCCAGATCAAGGGCCCAACGCTCCAGGCAGCTCCTCGTATAAGAGGCAGAAAGATGCCAAAGACAAAGCCGCCAGTGGCAG CTCTCATAACTGGAACGCTTTGTTTTTGGGCACGAGTGCAGTAGCCGATGCCATTGCTGAGAAATACAACACGACCAAGAGCCAAGTGTTAGATCAC GAGTCTGATGGCAGTCTGGCAGTGAGGATGGCCCTCGGAGAGACACAGATTGTACAAGAGACCAGACAGTTTCTCCTGGACAATGGAGTGTCTCTGGACTCATTCAGTCAG GCAGCAGGCCAGCGCAGTAACTCTGTGATCCTGGTGAAGAACATGCCCTCGGGAGTGCAGGTCGCAGAGCTGGAGGCTCTGTTCTCACCCCATGGGTCTCTAGGAAGAGTTCTGCTGCCCCCATCTGGCCTCACTGCTATAGTGGAGTTCCTGGAGCCCACCGAAGCCAAGCGGGCCTTCATGAAACTTGCATACACCAAG TTCCAGCATGTTCCGTTGTATCTGGAGTGGGCTCCTGTAGCGGTCTTTACAACTCCCACAGCACCTAAACCAG AGGTAAAAAAAGAAGATACATCTGCTGAGAACAATGACTCGGCCAaaaaagaagaggaggaggaagaggaggaggaggaagaggaagagcaaaTATTGCCCGGATCAACTCTCTTCATTAAAAACCTCAACTTCATCACATCCGAGGAAGCATTACGGGAG ACGTTTTCTAAATGCGGTGTGGTGAAAAGCTGCACAATATCAAAGAAGAGAGATAAAGCTG GTAAACTGTTATCAATGGGTTATGGCTTTGTGCAGTACAAAACTCCAGAGGCAGCACAGAAAGCCATAAGACAGCTGCAG CACTGTAAATTAGATGACCACCAGCTTGAGGTGAAAATATCAGAAAGAGAAGTCAA GTCTGGTTTGCCAAAATCCAAGAGGGGAAAGCAAACTGCCAGGAAGCAGACGACCTCTAAGATCCTGGTGCGAAACATCCCCTTCCAGGCCACAGTCAAAGAACTGCGAGAACTCTTCTG CACGTTTGGAGAGCTGAAGACAGTCCGTCTGCCAAAGAAAGGGATCAGTGGAGCCCACCGTGGTTTTGGCTTCATTGACTTCCTTACTAAACAAGATGCCAAG AAAGCGTTCACTGCGCTGTGTCACAGCACCCATCTTTACGGCAGGAGGCTGGTGTTGGAGTGGGCGGATGCAGAAGAGACTGTGGACGACCTGAGACGGAAAACCGCACAACATTTTCATG ATGCTCCTAAGAAGCGGAGGAAGGCAGAGGTGTTGGAGGGAATCTTGGAGCAGATGGAGGTCGGGGAGGAAGACGGGGAGTGA